From a region of the Babylonia areolata isolate BAREFJ2019XMU chromosome 21, ASM4173473v1, whole genome shotgun sequence genome:
- the LOC143296193 gene encoding uncharacterized protein LOC143296193 isoform X2, with product MASDEERFGNTQNEAASESLDFQADPGTVPQAVGTHSRNLNDLYEKFEDLAGRVTLLQSTNTLLAQNVTQLNDTNRRLSSEQSALQSEITTLKDQNIKLTADQAALQREMAALRDKNVIVHQDLAGLTAEKDKVSADLAKLHNDVVSMKTDVSMQQTDIIQLKADHGAVDSKLTTVQTDITALQACDAGIMGVNQLKTDCGELKSDMAKVQRSISDQQTDMTASKNQVVSLELKMQSVQDSLQDNTKALTALESRLATASTQVAFHARLSTALTTTRFQTLICDNVVSSVGGGYNPSTGQFTAPLAGHCWRVDVLTGCVCKGVSYYSCYFIYLFIFQLMNYRFFYVVYINFIPKTIVMHNYIHIYVLKPKDKFMFIIYRQ from the exons ATGGCGTCAGACGAAGAAAGATTTGGCAACACACAGAATGAGGCAGCTTCAGAATCACTTGACTTTCAAGCTGACCCGGGAACTGTGCCACAAGCAGTGGGGACACACTCAAGGAACCTGAATGATCTGTATGAGAAGTTTGAAGATTTGGCAGGTCGGGTCACCTTGCTGCAGTCTACCAACACGTTGCTTGCACAAAATGTGACACAGTTGAACGACACCAACAGGAGGCTATCATCAGAGCAAAGCGCTCTGCAAAGCGAAATCACTACTCTGAAAGACCAGAACATAAAACTGACCGCTGACCAGGCTGCCCTGCAGAGAGAGATGGCAGCCCTGAGAGATAAAAACGTCATTGTTCACCAGGACCTGGCTGGGCTGACAGCAGAAAAGGACAAAGTGAGTGCAGACCTGGCCAAGCTTCACAATGACGTGGTCTCCATGAAGACAGATGTTTCCATGCAGCAGACGGACATCATCCAACTGAAGGCTGATCATGGTGCTGTTGATTCCAAGCTCACCACTGTccagacagacatcacagctTTACAAGCATGCGATGCAGGCATTATGGGTGTCAACCAGCTGAAGACCGACTGCGGTGAGCTCAAATCAGACATGGCCAAGGTCCAGAGGAGCATTTCTGATCAGCAAACTGACATGACTGCATCCAAAAACCAGGTTGTCTCCCTGGAGCTGAAGATGCAGTCAGTCCAGGATTCACTGCAAGACAACACGAAGGCACTGACTGCTCTGGAATCCCGACTTG CAACAGCCAGCACGCAGGTAGCATTCCATGCACGCCTGTCAACAGCGTTAACCACCACCCGGTTCCAGACCCTGATCTGTGATAATGTCGTCAGCAGTGTTGGGGGTGGCTACAACCCCAGCACAGGGCAGTTCACCGCTCCACTGGCTG gtCATTGTTGGAGGGTGGATGTTCTGACTGGGTGTGTATGTAAGGGGGTgagttattattcttgttatttcatttatttattcatttttcagttAATGAATTATAGGTTCTTTTATGTTGTCTACATTAATTTTATTCCTAAAACTATTGTAATGCATAACTATATTCATATTTATGTACTCAAGCCAAAAGACAAATTCATGTTCATAATTTACAGACAATAG
- the LOC143296193 gene encoding uncharacterized protein LOC143296193 isoform X1 — protein MASDEERFGNTQNEAASESLDFQADPGTVPQAVGTHSRNLNDLYEKFEDLAGRVTLLQSTNTLLAQNVTQLNDTNRRLSSEQSALQSEITTLKDQNIKLTADQAALQREMAALRDKNVIVHQDLAGLTAEKDKVSADLAKLHNDVVSMKTDVSMQQTDIIQLKADHGAVDSKLTTVQTDITALQACDAGIMGVNQLKTDCGELKSDMAKVQRSISDQQTDMTASKNQVVSLELKMQSVQDSLQDNTKALTALESRLATASTQVAFHARLSTALTTTRFQTLICDNVVSSVGGGYNPSTGQFTAPLAGVYCFMGTTGPNNDDTESKARLEIVLDSEVRCYVFSEGSGWSSGHTVVRMKAGQKVWLTNHDSRKHTFCGGWWTTFTGFLLQADV, from the exons ATGGCGTCAGACGAAGAAAGATTTGGCAACACACAGAATGAGGCAGCTTCAGAATCACTTGACTTTCAAGCTGACCCGGGAACTGTGCCACAAGCAGTGGGGACACACTCAAGGAACCTGAATGATCTGTATGAGAAGTTTGAAGATTTGGCAGGTCGGGTCACCTTGCTGCAGTCTACCAACACGTTGCTTGCACAAAATGTGACACAGTTGAACGACACCAACAGGAGGCTATCATCAGAGCAAAGCGCTCTGCAAAGCGAAATCACTACTCTGAAAGACCAGAACATAAAACTGACCGCTGACCAGGCTGCCCTGCAGAGAGAGATGGCAGCCCTGAGAGATAAAAACGTCATTGTTCACCAGGACCTGGCTGGGCTGACAGCAGAAAAGGACAAAGTGAGTGCAGACCTGGCCAAGCTTCACAATGACGTGGTCTCCATGAAGACAGATGTTTCCATGCAGCAGACGGACATCATCCAACTGAAGGCTGATCATGGTGCTGTTGATTCCAAGCTCACCACTGTccagacagacatcacagctTTACAAGCATGCGATGCAGGCATTATGGGTGTCAACCAGCTGAAGACCGACTGCGGTGAGCTCAAATCAGACATGGCCAAGGTCCAGAGGAGCATTTCTGATCAGCAAACTGACATGACTGCATCCAAAAACCAGGTTGTCTCCCTGGAGCTGAAGATGCAGTCAGTCCAGGATTCACTGCAAGACAACACGAAGGCACTGACTGCTCTGGAATCCCGACTTG CAACAGCCAGCACGCAGGTAGCATTCCATGCACGCCTGTCAACAGCGTTAACCACCACCCGGTTCCAGACCCTGATCTGTGATAATGTCGTCAGCAGTGTTGGGGGTGGCTACAACCCCAGCACAGGGCAGTTCACCGCTCCACTGGCTGGTGTGTACTGCTTCATGGGCACCACAGGTCCGAATAATGATGACACAGAGAGCAAAGCCAGACTTGAGATAGTGTTAGACAGTGAAGTTAGATGTTACGTGTTTTCCGAGGGCTCTGGCTGGTCATCAGGGCACACTGTGGTGAGGATGAAGGCTGGCCAGAAGGTGTGGCTGACGAATCACGACAGCAGAAAACACACCTTCTGTGGCGGGTGGTGGACTACTTTCACTGGATTTCTGCTGCAGGCAGATGTCTAA
- the LOC143295887 gene encoding dihydrofolate reductase-like — MATPKLKLVVAACNNGGIGIEGRIPWRIKQDLAFFKKITSTTQDTEKQNAVIMGRKTWFSIPEKFRPLPGRVNVVLSRELPEAPEGAHLARSLNDAITLLTTGPLASKVESLFVIGGSSVYEEAMTSDKIPCLLYLTRVIENFKCDTFIPDVDDRFKKLPNPDTMPEEVLKENGVDFKFELYEKSLC, encoded by the exons ATGGCAACGCCAAAGTTGAAATTAGTTGTGGCGGCATGCAACAACGGCGGTATCGGAATAGAGGGCCGTATCCCGTGGAGAATCAAACAAGACCTTGCCTTCTTCAAGAAGATCACATCAACGACACAAGATACCGAGAAGCAG AATGCAGTCATCATGGGCCGGAAGACCTGGTTCTCCATCCCAGAGAAGTTCCGCCCGCTGCCTGGCCGTGTCAATGTGGTGCTGAGCCGAGAGCTGCCGGAAGCCCCTGAAGGTGCTCACCTGGCTCGCAGCCTGAACGACGCCATCACCCTCCTCACCACAGGACCCCTCGCCTCCAAGGTGGAGTCCCTGTTTGTGATAGGGGGAAGCTCTGTGTACGAGGAGGCCATGACATCAGACAAAATACCCTGCCTCTTGTACCTGACACGTGTCATTGAGAATTTCAAGTGTGATACTTTCATCCCTGATGTCGATGATAGGTTCAAGAAACTGCCTAACCCTGACACGATGCCTGAGGAGGTGTTGAAGGAGAATGGTGTTGACTTTAAGTTTGAGCTGTACGAGAAGTCTCTGTGCTGA